DNA from Methanobacteriales archaeon HGW-Methanobacteriales-1:
ATAATTTTTATAAATTCTTATTAACTGAAAAAGATCTTTATGACGATAGAAGAGTTCTAAGGTCATTCAAAAGGTATATACAATACCTCAAAAGAGAAAAAAACGTTTCTCAAAATTATATTTACCTAGTTACAGTTGTGGTTAAGAAATTCTTAGAATTTAATGATATTGATTTTTTAAAGGATGTTAAAACACCTAAAAGAACCAAATCCCTACCCAAATCACTTAATGAGGGCGAAGTAATAAAATTAATCAATGCAGTGAACTGTGATGGGCCAAAAGAGGGAGATTCAGCTCTTCAAACCAGCAATAAACTCAGAAACAGATTAATACTGGCGTTACTTTACTCTTCAGGACTTAGAGTATCCGAACTAGTTTCATTAAGAATTGATGACGTTGATTTGGAGGATAGAACACTTAGAATCCGAGGAAAGGGTGAAAAAGATCGTATTGTGCTTTTTGATGAAGAAACCCGAGTATTAATTGATACTTACATAGAAGTTAGGTTCCATCAAGGAGAACACTTGTTTTTGAATAGATTCGGAAATAATTTAACTCCCCGCTATGTTCAGATGATGATAAAAAACTATGCTGAAATGGCCGGCATAAAAAAGAGAGTTACACCCCATATTCTAAGGCACTCTTTTGCAACTCATCTGTTAAAGAACGGAGTGGATATTAGAGCTATTCAACAATTATTGGGACACTCTAACCTGTCT
Protein-coding regions in this window:
- a CDS encoding recombinase XerC — its product is MNPYSQQIGRASASDSGSFQQNFPAEFNDGKRKTVLEAFDFPDMIEEYLIELEIRNYSRNTIKTYKSIVNNFYKFLLTEKDLYDDRRVLRSFKRYIQYLKREKNVSQNYIYLVTVVVKKFLEFNDIDFLKDVKTPKRTKSLPKSLNEGEVIKLINAVNCDGPKEGDSALQTSNKLRNRLILALLYSSGLRVSELVSLRIDDVDLEDRTLRIRGKGEKDRIVLFDEETRVLIDTYIEVRFHQGEHLFLNRFGNNLTPRYVQMMIKNYAEMAGIKKRVTPHILRHSFATHLLKNGVDIRAIQQLLGHSNLSTTQIYTSVDMQTLRNVYDRAKLH